A window of the Brassica napus cultivar Da-Ae chromosome C5, Da-Ae, whole genome shotgun sequence genome harbors these coding sequences:
- the LOC125587049 gene encoding uncharacterized protein LOC125587049 → MELGGGSNNRRRDKAIAGSVLCFCGLPAKISQAWTDKNPGRRFYGCERYKFDEEEAFGWQKEALIEARNQIRKKDKIIAELKVTISELQSDLVKKEEAEEDIINSFLKL, encoded by the exons atggaaTTGGGTGGAGGATCCAACAATAGGCGACGGGACAAGGCAATTGCAGGCAGTGTGCTTTGTTTTTGTGGGCTACCGGCAAAGATATCTCAAGCTTGGACTGATAAAAATCCGGGTCGAAGGTTCTATGGATGTGAACGATACAAG TTTGATGAGGAAGAAGCTTttggatggcaaaaagaagCTTTGATTGAAGCGAGAAACCAAATTCGCAAGAAGGACAAGATTATTGCGGAGCTGAAGGTGACAATTTCTGAGCTTCAAAGTGATTTGGTCAAGAAAGAAGAGGCAGAAGAAGACATCATTAACAGCTTTCTTAAGCTATAA
- the LOC125587503 gene encoding uncharacterized protein LOC125587503 gives MFCNMAVEEFNKFYGKKVEFVEAHKAVCHFQAGRKFYITFQGREDNQLQLYQAMIQYHSIKLTQVVFCRPKPPKAM, from the exons ATGTTCTGCAACATGGCTGTCGAGGAGTTTAACAAATTTTAT GGTAAGAAGGTTGAGTTTGTGGAGGCTCATAAGGCCGTTTGTCACTTTCAAGCCGGGCGCAAGTTTTACATCACATTCCAAGGCCGTGAAGATAATCAGCTGCAGCTGTACCAGGCAATGATCCAGTATCATTCCATCAAATTAACTCAAGTTGTCTTCTGCAGGCCTAAACCACCCAAG GCTATGTAG
- the LOC125587502 gene encoding uncharacterized protein LOC125587502 — MSTKKYTPDDQEWPSDLPEHFVDIGKDWRNTPFIIRPAAYQGLLDLCWAVCINRSVESAFNLLDDGREPVRLSAQHLVNGVHKHESGHITHFDGVRDFMKRHGMVPEASCPWTGKVDKELGCTHKHVDEESVYKVNDLVLLKKISS; from the exons ATGAGTACCAAG AAGTATACGCCTGATGATCAGGAATGGCCGAGTGATCTCCCTGAGCATTTTGTTGATATTGGTAAAGACTGGAGAAACACACCTTTCATCATCCGCCCTGCTGCGTATCAAGGACTCTTAG ATCTGTGTTGGGCAGTTTGCATTAATCGATCTGTGGAGTCAGCTTTTAATCTTCTAGATGATGGGAGAGAACCCGTGAGGCTTTCTGCACAACACCTGGTTAACGGTGTCCATAAACACGAGTCTGGGCACATTACCCATTTCGATGGTGTAAGAGACTTCATGAAGCGGCATGGGATGGTCCCTGAGGCATCTTGCCCATGGACAGGGAAGGTAGATAAAGAGCTGGGATGCACTCACAAACATGTAGATGAAGAATCTGTGTATAAGGTTAATGACCTGGTTTTGTTGAAAAAGATCTCATCTTGA
- the LOC106394592 gene encoding uncharacterized protein LOC106394592, whose translation MDWFSWLSRTNLEPCLIHEYSLSFSKNELEHEDIAYFNHEFLQSIGVSIAKHRLEILKLARRERKRSPLLTSRSISRVVVAIKKTSRCVSDHLRAWIRYEEESSRALVLVPKRSSGVGRWRGGFMKRNKRSVTPSNANGGVVHKQQEVLLLTNGTPCRIDSFSSPMVFDYSFREEMVYKDNRQDTYLEEIKWDSMFQNLKPT comes from the coding sequence ATGGATTGGTTCTCATGGCTGTCTAGAACAAATCTCGAACCTTGTCTCATCCACGAATACAGTCTTTCCTTCTCCAAGAACGAGCTCGAACACGAAGACATTGCTTACTTCAACCACGAGTTTCTCCAGAGCATTGGCGTCTCCATCGCCAAGCACCGTCTCGAGATCCTCAAACTCGCGCGTCGAGAGCGCAAGAGATCTCCTCTTCTCACCTCTCGTTCCATCTCCAGAGTCGTGGTTGCCATCAAGAAAACAAGCAGGTGTGTCTCTGACCACCTGCGCGCATGGATCCGCTACGAGGAAGAGTCGTCTCGAGCTCTGGTGCTTGTCCCTAAGAGAAGCAGTGGGGTTGGGAGGTGGAGAGGAGGGTTTATGAAGAGGAACAAGAGATCTGTGACGCCGAGTAACGCAAATGGTGGAGTAGTTCATAAGCAGCAAGAGGTGTTGCTGTTGACCAATGGGACTCCTTGTAGGATCGATAGCTTCTCGAGTCCCATGGTTTTTGATTACAGTTTCAGGGAGGAGATGGTTTATAAGGACAACAGACAAGATACTTATCTTGAAGAGATCAAATGGGATTCAATGTTTCAGAATCTGAAACCTACTTGA